Proteins from a single region of Belliella baltica DSM 15883:
- a CDS encoding VCBS repeat-containing protein, translating into MNKYIIGLVFFVLLSCSKKEEEEKLFSLLPSSQTGIDFRNDLVSTEEMNILEYLYFYNGGGVAVGDINNDGLVDIYFTSNQGENKLYLNKGEFQFEDITQSASVTGDGGWSTGVTMADVNGDGLLDIYVCQVGDYKGLSGRNKLYINNGDLTFTESAAAYGIDFMGFSTHALFFDYDQDGDLDLYLLNHSIKKPEVFTHADTKFNNQDEKGGDKLFKSLIAQGELKMEEVTSEAGILSSSLGFGLGVGIGDVNGDGWIDIYVSNDFTEDDYLYVNQADGTFKESLKEYISSTSRYSMGNDINDINNDGLPDIFTTDMLPEDPTIWMKSIGEDKQEVYDIKKKFGYGDQYVRNHLQLNQGNQRFAEIGLLTNTFATDWSWSPLIFDMDNDGYKDIHITNGIVKRPNDLDFVQYSQSPNPNLTEEEVSNRLIELLPTMKLSNYTFRNGGDLDFESISTKWGLDQVSYSSGSAYADLNNDGALDLIINNINDQAFIYQNKSKEILGNNFIQIDLKSDQNNSFGIGAEVTIYAEGDKFHQMLSTSRGFQSGSSTTLTFGLGKKEKVDSVLVRWNALDLEIFYENTINKRYLLKKGEGKAYVPRILEKENVFTVVDLGIDWTHKENLEFDDMRREYLIPRKYSTEGPALAVGDVNNDGLEDFYLGGAKGQASVLYLQQTNGTFAPQENPVFEMLSPGEDVVAEFVDLNADGFLDLYVGSGGNEHPKGHLYNFDRLYLNDGKGNLKFSPNSLSPLGENTSSIAIHDVNRDGTLDIFVTAAVETGNYGAKPYSYLLINDGKGNFKDETRKYFGDSFHPGMLQKGAWIDLDGDQQKELVLIGEWTAVQVYKQNQKGTFEQIIIDEKAGLFNAVSSFENKGEEIILLGNLGENSKLKASVEKPLWLYHHDFDSNEQEDPLIFHYMGELLVPFASRDDLIKQIPSVKKKHASYVEYAQIKKPEDLFDTNILKEASKYKVENLQSGLLIENKSGKYEFNPFPKEGQFAPIKDFYTWKKDGERHILSVGGFYGFRNDLGRVDAMPMAHFIYKDGQVYFQELRLDYNQIKGEYRTIRPLTIQGRLHLIAVRNNAKPVILKVN; encoded by the coding sequence ATGAATAAATATATAATTGGTCTTGTTTTCTTTGTATTGCTTTCTTGTTCTAAAAAGGAAGAGGAGGAGAAGCTATTCTCTTTGTTACCTTCATCCCAAACAGGCATAGATTTCAGGAATGATTTGGTTTCCACCGAGGAGATGAACATTCTCGAGTACTTGTATTTTTATAATGGAGGAGGTGTGGCCGTAGGTGATATCAACAATGATGGTTTGGTGGACATTTATTTCACTTCCAATCAGGGAGAAAACAAGCTTTATCTCAACAAAGGGGAATTTCAGTTTGAAGACATTACTCAAAGTGCAAGCGTAACAGGAGATGGCGGCTGGTCCACAGGAGTGACTATGGCGGATGTGAATGGTGATGGCTTGCTAGATATCTATGTTTGTCAAGTTGGAGATTATAAAGGGCTTTCAGGGAGAAATAAACTCTATATCAATAATGGAGACTTGACTTTCACCGAAAGTGCTGCTGCTTATGGGATTGATTTTATGGGTTTTTCCACCCATGCATTATTTTTTGACTATGACCAAGATGGAGATTTAGACCTGTATTTGCTCAATCATTCCATCAAAAAACCAGAGGTTTTCACTCACGCAGATACCAAATTCAATAATCAAGATGAAAAAGGTGGAGACAAACTCTTCAAAAGTCTAATTGCTCAAGGAGAGCTGAAAATGGAGGAAGTAACCTCAGAGGCGGGGATTCTGTCAAGCAGTCTTGGGTTTGGTCTGGGAGTTGGGATAGGTGATGTCAATGGAGATGGATGGATTGATATTTATGTGTCCAATGATTTTACGGAAGATGATTATCTCTACGTCAATCAAGCAGACGGGACTTTCAAAGAATCTCTGAAAGAATACATCAGCAGTACAAGTCGCTACAGCATGGGCAATGACATCAATGACATCAATAATGATGGCTTGCCTGACATTTTTACTACAGACATGCTTCCCGAAGATCCTACAATTTGGATGAAATCTATTGGTGAGGACAAACAGGAAGTTTATGATATTAAAAAGAAATTCGGCTATGGGGATCAATATGTAAGAAATCACCTTCAACTTAATCAAGGCAATCAGCGCTTTGCTGAGATCGGTCTTTTGACAAATACATTTGCCACGGACTGGAGTTGGTCTCCCTTGATTTTTGATATGGACAATGACGGTTACAAGGATATTCATATCACAAATGGCATTGTCAAGCGGCCAAATGATCTAGACTTTGTTCAATACAGTCAGTCACCCAATCCAAATCTGACAGAGGAGGAAGTTTCTAATCGCTTGATCGAATTACTCCCAACCATGAAACTTTCGAATTATACTTTCCGAAATGGAGGGGATTTGGATTTTGAAAGTATATCAACAAAATGGGGCCTAGATCAGGTTTCTTATTCTTCTGGATCAGCGTATGCAGATTTGAATAATGATGGAGCATTAGATTTGATAATCAATAATATCAATGATCAGGCTTTTATTTATCAGAATAAGTCGAAAGAAATTTTGGGTAATAATTTCATCCAAATTGATCTCAAAAGTGATCAGAATAATTCATTTGGGATTGGTGCCGAGGTGACGATTTATGCTGAGGGTGACAAGTTTCATCAGATGTTGAGTACGTCAAGAGGTTTTCAATCAGGATCTTCAACAACCCTGACTTTTGGTTTAGGGAAAAAAGAAAAAGTAGACTCTGTTCTTGTCAGATGGAATGCATTAGATTTAGAGATTTTCTATGAAAACACAATCAATAAGAGGTATCTATTGAAGAAAGGAGAGGGTAAAGCGTATGTTCCTAGAATATTAGAAAAAGAAAATGTTTTTACTGTAGTTGACTTAGGCATCGATTGGACGCACAAGGAGAATCTTGAATTTGACGACATGCGTCGAGAATATTTGATTCCTAGAAAATATTCTACCGAAGGTCCAGCTTTGGCTGTTGGCGATGTGAACAATGACGGTTTGGAAGATTTCTATCTTGGTGGGGCAAAAGGTCAAGCATCAGTACTTTACCTACAACAAACAAATGGTACTTTTGCACCTCAGGAAAATCCTGTTTTCGAAATGTTGAGTCCCGGAGAAGATGTAGTTGCGGAATTCGTAGACTTGAATGCAGATGGGTTCCTTGACTTGTATGTAGGTAGTGGAGGAAATGAACATCCAAAGGGACATCTTTACAATTTCGACCGCCTTTATCTAAATGATGGTAAGGGAAACTTGAAATTTTCTCCAAACTCTCTATCTCCATTAGGAGAGAATACCTCTTCCATCGCGATCCATGATGTCAATAGAGATGGTACTTTAGATATCTTTGTGACTGCTGCTGTTGAGACGGGGAATTATGGCGCCAAACCTTACAGTTACCTTCTGATCAATGATGGAAAGGGAAATTTCAAAGATGAGACGAGGAAGTATTTTGGGGATTCATTTCATCCTGGAATGCTTCAAAAAGGTGCTTGGATTGATCTCGATGGAGATCAACAAAAAGAGTTGGTTTTGATAGGAGAGTGGACTGCAGTCCAAGTATATAAGCAAAATCAAAAAGGTACTTTTGAGCAGATCATCATAGATGAAAAAGCGGGGCTTTTCAATGCTGTAAGTTCTTTTGAAAATAAAGGAGAAGAAATAATCCTTTTGGGGAATCTTGGTGAAAATAGCAAGTTGAAAGCGAGTGTTGAGAAACCATTATGGCTTTATCACCATGATTTTGATAGCAATGAACAGGAAGATCCGCTGATTTTTCATTATATGGGAGAGCTATTGGTGCCGTTTGCATCGAGAGATGATCTGATCAAGCAGATTCCAAGTGTGAAGAAAAAGCATGCGAGTTATGTCGAATATGCCCAAATCAAAAAGCCAGAAGACCTATTTGACACAAATATCCTCAAAGAAGCCTCAAAGTACAAAGTGGAAAATTTACAATCTGGGTTATTGATCGAGAATAAGTCGGGAAAATATGAGTTCAATCCATTCCCAAAAGAAGGTCAATTTGCACCCATTAAGGATTTCTACACCTGGAAAAAAGATGGAGAAAGACACATCCTTTCTGTTGGAGGATTTTATGGGTTTAGAAATGATTTGGGAAGAGTTGATGCGATGCCGATGGCTCATTTTATTTATAAAGATGGACAAGTTTATTTTCAGGAATTGAGATTGGATTACAATCAGATAAAAGGAGAATATCGAACTATAAGACCTTTAACTATTCAAGGTAGATTACATCTTATAGCAGTCAGAAATAATGCTAAACCAGTTATTTTGAAGGTGAATTGA
- a CDS encoding VCBS repeat-containing protein has translation MKLVGKTVSFFLLAAVCISSCKKYEQKSDALFESIPSSSSGVTFSNDLTFDEDFNIFTYRNFYNGGGVALGDVNNDGLLDIYFTSNQGENKLYLNEGDFKFKDVTDETGVTGTRAWSTGVAMADINGDGLLDIYVCNSGDLAGDNKQNELFINNGDGTFTEMAEAYGLADQGFSTHAVFFDYDNDGDLDMYLLNNSYTAIGSFNKMQNERPRRDPVGGDKLFRNDGDKFTDVSEEAGIYGSLIGFGLGITIGDVNQDGWMDIFISNDFFEKDYLYINNQDGTFTESLETYIRSTSANSMGADIADVNNNGFLDIFVTDMLPEPMDRLKQVITFESWDKFQFNIQHGYHYQYNRNMLHVNNGDDTFSDMGRLSNLEATDWSWAALFFDMDNDGLKDVFVANGIYQDITDLDYLNFIDNEETKRKIITQEGVDYKALVDPIPINPVSNYAFKNNGDLVFTNVIHEWGMGEAIHSNGSAYGDLNNDGALDLVINNVNKEALIYKNRSREFFPENNFLQIGLKGKSGNTAAIGAQIRLKSGDQIFYQENMPNRGFQSSVDPKLTFGLGSVSKLDEVQVRWPDGKISVLKEIIANQLLSLSWENAVERSEERDFFEIPKPNIFEKGKNILDFTHVENQFVDFDQDRLTYHKLSTEGPKATFGDVNGDGLEDVYLGGAKGSAGQLFLQSSNGTFTKSNQQAFELDKVAEDTDAIFFDANGNGFLDLFVTSGSNEAAFGTAELADRLYLNNGKGKFTKAENNGLGSLRHSTSVVKVMDINGDGAMDLFVGGRLIPFVYGVNASSFILVNDGQGNFKDATGEFAPQLKEIGLVTDAALVDYDGDGKEDLILVGEWMAPTFFKNTGKQLEKIEMPEMQAYKGWYRTIQAGDFNNDGKPDFVLGNQGLNSRFKPTDQTAVRMFVNDFDQNGSVEQIFTKQSGDKHIPYTLKHELEKQIPIIKKKYLKYSAYNKEALEGIFPAEVLGNSVIQEFNFASSAIMMNKGAGQFEIQALPRKAQRSWMFAALVTDVNGDGIEDIIMAGNLAGAKPEVGQYDASYGEVLIGKGDGTFDYLENRNHGLKLEGDIRDLHEVKIKGQRMLMVVKNNKPLEWWAY, from the coding sequence ATGAAATTAGTTGGAAAAACAGTTTCTTTCTTTTTACTAGCTGCTGTTTGCATTTCATCTTGCAAAAAATATGAGCAGAAGAGCGATGCGCTATTTGAATCTATTCCATCTTCTAGTTCGGGGGTGACTTTCAGCAATGACCTTACGTTTGATGAAGATTTCAACATATTCACTTATAGAAATTTCTATAATGGTGGAGGAGTCGCTTTGGGAGATGTCAATAATGACGGACTTTTGGATATCTATTTTACTTCCAACCAAGGAGAAAATAAGCTTTATCTCAATGAAGGAGACTTTAAATTCAAAGATGTAACGGATGAAACAGGTGTTACAGGAACGAGAGCGTGGAGCACAGGTGTGGCCATGGCTGATATCAATGGTGATGGTTTGCTGGATATTTATGTGTGTAATTCAGGTGATTTGGCTGGTGATAACAAGCAGAATGAGCTTTTCATCAACAATGGAGACGGGACATTTACCGAAATGGCGGAAGCTTATGGTTTAGCAGATCAGGGTTTTTCTACCCACGCTGTCTTTTTTGATTATGACAACGATGGGGACCTTGACATGTATTTGCTCAACAATAGCTATACTGCTATCGGGAGCTTCAACAAAATGCAGAATGAAAGGCCAAGAAGGGATCCTGTCGGAGGCGATAAATTATTCAGAAATGATGGAGACAAGTTCACTGATGTCAGTGAAGAGGCCGGGATTTATGGAAGTTTGATTGGATTTGGATTGGGAATTACGATTGGTGATGTAAATCAAGATGGCTGGATGGACATTTTTATTTCCAACGATTTTTTTGAGAAGGATTATCTCTATATCAACAATCAAGATGGGACTTTCACAGAAAGTTTGGAGACATATATCAGGTCAACCAGTGCAAATTCCATGGGTGCAGATATTGCAGATGTCAACAACAATGGTTTTTTGGATATTTTCGTGACTGATATGCTACCCGAGCCTATGGATCGCTTGAAGCAAGTCATCACTTTTGAAAGCTGGGATAAGTTCCAATTCAATATTCAGCATGGTTACCACTATCAGTACAATAGAAACATGCTCCACGTCAATAATGGTGATGATACTTTCAGTGATATGGGAAGATTATCGAATTTGGAAGCTACAGATTGGAGTTGGGCAGCTTTATTTTTTGACATGGACAATGATGGTCTCAAGGATGTCTTCGTAGCAAACGGAATCTATCAGGATATTACAGACCTCGATTATCTGAATTTTATCGACAATGAAGAAACCAAGAGAAAAATCATCACCCAAGAAGGTGTGGATTATAAAGCTTTGGTTGACCCGATTCCTATAAATCCTGTTTCCAATTATGCTTTCAAAAACAATGGGGATTTGGTTTTTACAAATGTCATTCATGAATGGGGCATGGGAGAGGCTATTCACTCCAATGGATCGGCTTATGGGGATTTGAACAATGATGGCGCCTTGGATCTTGTCATCAATAATGTTAATAAAGAAGCATTAATCTATAAAAATAGAAGTAGAGAGTTTTTCCCTGAAAATAACTTCTTACAGATTGGATTGAAAGGAAAATCAGGAAATACAGCAGCCATAGGTGCACAAATCAGACTCAAATCAGGTGATCAGATTTTCTATCAAGAAAATATGCCAAACAGAGGATTCCAATCTTCTGTGGACCCTAAATTGACTTTTGGCTTGGGATCAGTTTCAAAACTTGATGAAGTTCAAGTGAGATGGCCTGATGGAAAAATATCAGTGCTCAAAGAAATCATAGCAAATCAGCTCCTTTCTTTGTCTTGGGAAAATGCAGTAGAGCGTTCTGAGGAAAGAGATTTTTTTGAAATACCAAAACCCAACATATTCGAAAAAGGGAAAAACATCCTAGATTTCACCCATGTTGAAAATCAATTTGTGGATTTTGATCAGGATAGATTGACATACCATAAACTTTCCACAGAAGGTCCGAAAGCCACTTTTGGAGATGTCAATGGAGATGGTTTGGAGGATGTGTACTTAGGTGGTGCTAAGGGTTCTGCAGGACAATTATTTCTCCAATCATCAAATGGAACCTTCACCAAATCCAATCAGCAAGCATTTGAATTGGACAAGGTAGCAGAGGATACAGATGCTATATTTTTTGATGCTAATGGAAATGGATTCTTGGATCTTTTTGTCACTTCAGGAAGTAATGAAGCGGCTTTCGGTACTGCAGAATTAGCGGATAGATTATACTTGAATAACGGAAAGGGCAAGTTCACAAAAGCTGAAAATAATGGTTTAGGATCTTTGCGTCACAGTACTTCCGTCGTCAAAGTAATGGACATCAATGGCGACGGAGCGATGGATTTGTTTGTTGGTGGAAGATTGATCCCTTTTGTTTATGGAGTAAATGCGAGCAGTTTTATCCTCGTCAATGATGGCCAAGGGAATTTCAAAGATGCGACAGGAGAATTTGCACCTCAACTAAAGGAAATTGGCTTAGTGACAGATGCCGCGTTGGTGGATTATGATGGTGATGGAAAAGAAGATTTGATTTTAGTAGGAGAGTGGATGGCTCCGACATTTTTCAAAAATACGGGTAAGCAATTAGAGAAAATTGAAATGCCTGAAATGCAAGCATATAAAGGTTGGTATCGAACTATTCAAGCTGGAGACTTTAACAATGACGGCAAACCTGATTTTGTGTTGGGAAATCAAGGGCTGAATAGTAGATTCAAACCAACTGACCAAACCGCTGTGAGAATGTTTGTCAATGATTTTGATCAAAATGGAAGCGTAGAGCAAATCTTCACGAAGCAGTCAGGCGATAAACATATTCCTTACACTTTGAAACATGAACTTGAGAAGCAAATCCCAATCATCAAGAAAAAATATTTGAAATACAGTGCTTACAACAAAGAAGCTTTAGAGGGTATTTTTCCTGCTGAGGTATTGGGGAATTCGGTCATTCAAGAATTCAATTTTGCTTCATCTGCAATCATGATGAACAAGGGAGCAGGACAATTTGAAATTCAAGCTTTACCGAGAAAAGCACAAAGATCTTGGATGTTTGCAGCATTGGTGACCGATGTGAATGGTGATGGAATTGAAGACATCATCATGGCAGGAAATCTTGCAGGAGCCAAACCTGAAGTAGGTCAATATGATGCAAGTTACGGGGAAGTCTTGATTGGTAAAGGAGATGGGACATTCGATTACCTCGAAAATAGAAATCATGGATTGAAACTTGAAGGAGATATCCGAGACCTCCATGAAGTAAAGATCAAAGGTCAAAGAATGCTGATGGTCGTGAAGAATAATAAACCCCTTGAATGGTGGGCATATTAG
- a CDS encoding FG-GAP repeat domain-containing protein, whose translation MTVTSKPSFVYILIALLLLSSCTVEEKEVLLFELMDKEDTGIDFTNQLTYTEQFNPYTFRNFYNGGGVALGDINNDELTDIFFAGNQVGNKLYLNKGNFEFEDITEIAGLAVENIWSTGVSMADVNGDGLLDIYICKSGPLGGEQRHNELFINNGDLTFTEMSQEYGLFIEGEIRDIKKIRTQEGYKLAVIRNNDSLILLDKN comes from the coding sequence ATGACAGTCACCTCCAAACCTTCCTTCGTTTATATTCTTATTGCTTTGCTGCTGTTGAGTTCCTGTACAGTAGAGGAAAAGGAAGTGCTACTTTTTGAGTTGATGGATAAAGAAGATACTGGAATAGACTTCACCAATCAACTTACCTATACAGAGCAATTTAATCCATATACTTTCAGAAATTTTTATAATGGTGGAGGGGTAGCTCTTGGAGATATCAATAATGATGAATTAACAGATATTTTTTTCGCAGGGAATCAAGTGGGGAATAAGCTCTATTTGAACAAAGGGAATTTTGAATTTGAAGATATTACAGAAATTGCAGGTTTAGCGGTTGAAAACATTTGGTCCACCGGTGTCAGTATGGCCGATGTCAATGGAGATGGCTTGCTGGATATTTATATTTGTAAATCAGGGCCACTTGGTGGCGAACAAAGGCATAACGAGCTTTTTATAAACAATGGTGACCTGACTTTCACAGAAATGTCTCAGGAATATGGATTATTTATCGAAGGAGAAATCAGAGATATTAAAAAAATCCGAACTCAAGAAGGATATAAATTGGCAGTAATTAGAAATAATGATAGCTTGATTTTGCTTGATAAAAATTAA
- a CDS encoding RagB/SusD family nutrient uptake outer membrane protein has product MLRSIKTICVGGLAALTMVSCELEQEVLTGITQERLASEAPPELAEVLKQSAYSQLMGNGSWGGHGGFYSYQEITSDEMAIPVKGGDWNDGGVWVRAHRHTWNVDDGELNGVWDTPFRVIAETNSLIQQFPDIQELAGEMKVLRAFSYLVLLDNFGGGIPLVIETTTDPNPPSSSRQELFDFIESSILENAEILTKDNRRTNLNFWTAHMILAKLYLNAEVYIGQSRLADANAMLDIIINDGPYSLAPNYFSNFATSNQNSVENMFTLPYDANNAPGFNIHLMTLHYESRKTFDLVDQPWNGYAALEEFYNSYEDDDLRKDNFLVGPQFALDGVTPLSDEAGFDGDPDGVEVNFTPEINELEPVAFRQAGARVNKFEIAIGAQSELNNDFPVFRYADVLLMKAEVLLRQGDAATALTYVNQVRQRAGVEPYTTLTLDNLLEERGRELFAEGWRRSDLIRFNRFGSPWWEKPSSTATRHIFPVPLNKILSNTNLTQNPGY; this is encoded by the coding sequence ATGTTACGATCAATAAAAACGATATGTGTAGGAGGACTCGCAGCGCTGACCATGGTGTCTTGTGAGCTAGAGCAGGAAGTATTGACAGGGATCACTCAAGAGAGATTGGCAAGTGAAGCTCCACCTGAACTTGCTGAGGTATTGAAGCAATCGGCTTACAGTCAATTGATGGGAAATGGAAGCTGGGGTGGACACGGTGGTTTCTACAGTTATCAAGAAATCACCTCTGACGAAATGGCAATTCCTGTAAAAGGAGGTGACTGGAACGATGGCGGTGTTTGGGTAAGAGCGCATAGACACACTTGGAATGTGGATGATGGAGAATTAAATGGAGTATGGGATACTCCTTTTAGAGTAATTGCAGAGACGAATTCATTGATTCAACAATTTCCTGATATTCAAGAATTGGCTGGAGAAATGAAAGTTTTGAGAGCTTTCAGTTATTTGGTCCTACTAGATAATTTTGGAGGAGGAATTCCCCTAGTTATCGAAACGACCACTGATCCAAACCCTCCGAGTTCATCGAGACAAGAGCTCTTTGATTTCATCGAATCAAGTATACTTGAAAATGCTGAGATTTTGACTAAAGATAACAGAAGAACAAACTTGAACTTCTGGACTGCTCACATGATTCTTGCGAAGCTTTATTTGAATGCTGAAGTATATATCGGACAATCTCGATTAGCTGATGCCAATGCCATGCTTGATATTATAATCAATGATGGTCCATATAGTTTAGCTCCAAATTATTTCTCAAACTTTGCGACCTCAAATCAGAACTCGGTAGAGAATATGTTTACACTTCCTTATGATGCAAACAATGCTCCTGGATTTAATATTCACCTAATGACTTTACATTACGAATCTCGAAAGACATTTGATTTAGTAGATCAGCCATGGAATGGATATGCAGCTTTGGAAGAATTTTATAATAGCTATGAGGATGACGACTTAAGAAAAGATAACTTCCTAGTAGGACCTCAGTTTGCTCTAGACGGTGTTACGCCTTTATCTGATGAAGCTGGTTTTGATGGAGATCCAGATGGTGTGGAAGTGAATTTCACTCCAGAGATCAACGAGCTAGAGCCAGTTGCATTCAGACAAGCAGGTGCTAGAGTAAATAAATTTGAAATAGCCATCGGTGCGCAGTCTGAGCTTAATAATGATTTTCCAGTATTCAGATATGCTGATGTTTTATTGATGAAGGCTGAAGTATTATTAAGACAAGGAGATGCAGCTACTGCCTTAACTTATGTAAATCAAGTAAGACAGAGAGCAGGAGTGGAACCTTACACTACCTTGACTTTAGACAATCTTCTTGAAGAAAGAGGTAGAGAATTATTCGCAGAAGGTTGGAGAAGATCCGATTTGATCAGATTCAATCGTTTTGGGTCTCCTTGGTGGGAAAAACCTAGTTCTACCGCGACTAGACACATTTTCCCTGTTCCTTTGAATAAAATTCTGTCAAATACAAATTTGACTCAAAACCCAGGATATTAA